The Actinocatenispora sera genome has a window encoding:
- a CDS encoding WXG100 family type VII secretion target: protein MTAFPNSSAMDATAAGGGPITMLPLIVTGQPAQILQHVTEVLGKATQFISLLEDLDKARKQLGEIWSGHASESALTKIAESLQQFEKIIKAIQDGAKLLQEAAHLVQTVQTAYRSIVSAVNPTVAALMSNPWTHAAARALSTATSGTLRSFIQAIGQLLNALGVTKLGTVLTDLGTVIGTLEQLFGGGSAGAGGALPGGGVSASPVTAPGAVTTVASGTGQQAIAGGLGSAGLPTMTPVTGTTAATGLQGLLTVPGQVTNGVTAGLGLGSVGLGAGVPSWMTGYNPTALGGADNSWIPVDANGDAGAADTGSTGDSGGDSGSTGDSGNGDSGSTGDGGAATTGSGDVHETTITATKGDLSVTVEVPVEQGHATGIDLNVSSGSESIAEHVDIDANGAVSVS from the coding sequence GTGACCGCGTTTCCGAACTCCAGCGCGATGGATGCCACCGCGGCCGGCGGCGGCCCCATCACGATGCTGCCGCTGATCGTCACCGGCCAACCCGCGCAGATCCTGCAGCACGTCACCGAGGTGCTGGGCAAGGCGACCCAGTTCATCTCGCTGCTGGAAGACCTGGACAAGGCCCGCAAGCAGCTCGGTGAGATCTGGTCCGGGCACGCTTCGGAGAGCGCGCTGACCAAGATCGCCGAGTCGCTGCAGCAGTTCGAGAAGATCATCAAGGCGATCCAGGACGGCGCCAAGCTGCTGCAGGAGGCCGCGCACCTGGTCCAGACGGTGCAGACCGCGTACCGGTCGATCGTGTCGGCGGTCAACCCGACGGTCGCCGCGCTGATGTCGAACCCGTGGACGCACGCGGCCGCGCGTGCCCTGTCCACCGCGACGTCCGGCACCCTGCGGTCGTTCATCCAGGCCATCGGACAGCTGCTGAACGCGCTCGGGGTGACCAAGCTCGGCACCGTACTGACCGACCTCGGCACCGTGATCGGCACGCTGGAGCAGCTCTTCGGCGGCGGCTCGGCGGGTGCCGGCGGTGCCCTGCCCGGTGGCGGCGTCTCGGCCTCACCGGTCACCGCGCCGGGCGCGGTGACCACGGTCGCCTCCGGTACCGGCCAGCAGGCGATCGCCGGCGGCCTCGGCTCCGCCGGGCTGCCGACGATGACCCCGGTCACCGGCACCACCGCAGCGACCGGCCTGCAAGGGCTGTTGACCGTTCCCGGGCAGGTCACCAACGGCGTCACCGCCGGGCTCGGCCTGGGCAGTGTCGGCCTGGGTGCCGGCGTGCCGTCCTGGATGACCGGCTACAACCCGACCGCGCTCGGCGGGGCGGACAACAGCTGGATCCCGGTGGACGCCAACGGCGACGCGGGTGCGGCCGACACCGGCTCCACCGGTGACTCCGGCGGCGACTCCGGTTCCACCGGTGATTCGGGCAACGGCGACTCCGGTTCCACGGGCGACGGCGGGGCGGCCACGACCGGCTCCGGCGACGTGCACGAGACCACGATCACCGCCACCAAGGGCGACCTGTCGGTGACCGTCGAGGTACCGGTCGAGCAGGGGCACGCCACCGGCATCGACCTGAACGTCTCGTCCGGCTCCGAATCGATCGCCGAGCACGTCGACATCGACGCGAACGGCGCGGTGAGCGTGTCGTGA
- a CDS encoding DUF397 domain-containing protein, translating into MPLPDLNRATWRKSGRSSANGNCVEVTDNLPGVVAVRDSKDPEGPVLVVEPAAFRAFTEAAKSL; encoded by the coding sequence ATGCCTCTGCCAGACCTGAACCGCGCCACCTGGCGCAAGAGCGGTCGGTCCAGCGCCAACGGTAATTGCGTCGAGGTGACGGACAATCTGCCTGGCGTCGTTGCCGTGCGGGACAGCAAGGACCCGGAGGGGCCGGTGCTGGTGGTCGAGCCGGCCGCGTTCCGGGCGTTCACCGAAGCGGCCAAGAGCCTGTAA
- the eccD gene encoding type VII secretion integral membrane protein EccD yields the protein MSVSSTPRRVTVVSPRARVDVALPVESTLAELLPQLVAMTGAQLPEPAPAGAVTGWSLARLGAEPFEAGLTIARAGVRDGDVLYLNPRRTRITPLLFDDVVDAIASAADGPGGWRPRLARRAALLATAVAVLCAVALLTFAGPGAPLAPAATGLLALLLVVTGGALSRAYADATAGAVLAAAGVPAALVAGATAIPAVTGTARFALGLAAVTVYAALAAIAVADRIAWFVAVGVAGAGGCLASSIAVLAHTTPVRAAAVAAAVAVVCCPALPMLALRLGRLPLPRIPSDVAAFRAEESPVAGRDVVDETAAAQSALTGLLSALAAVVAGAAVVLVLGHSRWGWAVAGVAGLALLLRSRSYAGTGQRIALLVGGAAALIAVGARLAAAGGDPLRLVLLLVALLVVVGCTLVALRAGARDPSPYWSRLFDVLEFLSLVGVLPLAAAVLEIYQRVRDLTG from the coding sequence ATGTCGGTGTCCTCGACGCCGCGCCGGGTCACGGTGGTCAGCCCGCGGGCCCGGGTCGATGTCGCGCTGCCGGTGGAGAGCACGCTCGCCGAGCTGTTGCCGCAGCTGGTCGCGATGACCGGTGCGCAGCTGCCGGAGCCGGCACCGGCCGGCGCGGTCACCGGCTGGTCGCTGGCCCGGCTGGGCGCCGAGCCGTTCGAAGCCGGGCTGACCATCGCCCGCGCCGGGGTGCGCGACGGCGACGTGCTCTACCTCAACCCGCGCCGGACCAGGATCACCCCGCTGCTGTTCGACGACGTGGTGGACGCGATCGCGAGCGCGGCGGACGGGCCGGGCGGCTGGCGACCCCGGTTGGCCCGGCGCGCGGCGCTGCTCGCCACCGCGGTCGCGGTGCTGTGCGCGGTCGCGCTGCTCACCTTCGCCGGGCCGGGCGCTCCGCTCGCGCCGGCCGCGACCGGCCTGCTCGCACTGCTGCTGGTGGTCACCGGCGGCGCGCTGTCCCGGGCGTACGCGGACGCCACCGCCGGCGCGGTGCTCGCCGCGGCGGGCGTACCGGCGGCGCTGGTCGCCGGCGCCACCGCGATCCCGGCCGTCACCGGTACCGCCCGGTTCGCGCTCGGCCTCGCCGCGGTCACCGTGTACGCGGCGCTCGCCGCGATCGCCGTCGCGGACCGGATCGCCTGGTTCGTCGCGGTCGGTGTGGCCGGCGCCGGCGGCTGCCTCGCCAGCTCGATCGCGGTTCTCGCGCACACCACTCCGGTGCGCGCCGCGGCCGTCGCGGCCGCCGTCGCCGTGGTGTGCTGCCCCGCGCTGCCGATGCTGGCGCTGCGGCTCGGCCGGTTGCCGCTGCCGCGCATCCCGTCCGACGTGGCCGCGTTCCGGGCCGAGGAGAGCCCGGTCGCCGGCCGCGACGTGGTCGACGAGACCGCCGCCGCGCAGTCCGCGCTGACCGGGCTGCTGTCGGCGCTGGCCGCGGTGGTCGCCGGTGCGGCCGTGGTGCTGGTACTCGGCCACTCCCGCTGGGGTTGGGCGGTGGCCGGCGTGGCCGGCCTGGCGCTGCTGCTTCGGTCCCGGTCCTACGCCGGTACCGGCCAGCGGATCGCGCTGCTGGTCGGTGGCGCGGCGGCGCTGATCGCGGTCGGCGCCCGGCTCGCCGCCGCGGGCGGTGACCCGCTCCGGCTGGTACTGCTGCTCGTCGCGCTGCTGGTGGTGGTCGGCTGCACCCTGGTGGCGCTGCGGGCCGGCGCCCGCGACCCCTCGCCGTACTGGTCCCGGCTGTTCGACGTGCTGGAGTTCCTGTCCCTGGTCGGCGTGCTCCCGCTGGCCGCGGCCGTCCTGGAGATCTACCAGCGCGTCCGCGACCTCACCGGCTGA
- a CDS encoding response regulator, with protein sequence MDVTVRQIAVCVVEDHPLYRAALVRALSEAPDVTVGVTAGSLEEFSAYRPDPGGVVILDLRLPGVRDAAAVVDVVGRGHRVLVVSAHGDHRDVLAAMAAGARGYLTKNSDADEILRAVREVAAGNSYVSPTLASFLLESSRERQAGVRLELSDREREVLGLVAAGERDQDIAEALNISVRTVRSHLDRIREKTGARRRAELTGEAYRRGIVPPS encoded by the coding sequence ATGGACGTGACGGTTCGGCAGATCGCGGTCTGCGTGGTGGAGGACCACCCGCTCTACCGCGCCGCGCTGGTGCGCGCGCTGTCCGAGGCGCCGGACGTGACCGTCGGGGTCACCGCCGGCTCGCTGGAGGAGTTCTCCGCGTACCGGCCGGATCCCGGCGGCGTGGTCATCCTCGACCTGCGGCTGCCCGGGGTACGTGACGCCGCCGCGGTGGTCGACGTGGTGGGCCGGGGCCACCGGGTACTGGTGGTGTCGGCGCACGGCGACCACCGCGACGTGCTGGCGGCGATGGCGGCCGGCGCCCGCGGCTACCTGACCAAGAACTCCGACGCGGACGAGATCCTGCGCGCGGTGCGCGAGGTCGCCGCCGGCAACAGCTACGTCTCGCCGACGCTCGCCTCGTTCCTGCTCGAATCGTCCCGGGAGCGGCAGGCCGGGGTGCGGCTGGAGCTGTCGGACCGGGAGCGCGAGGTGCTCGGGCTGGTCGCGGCGGGTGAGCGGGACCAGGACATCGCCGAGGCGCTGAACATCAGCGTCCGGACGGTGCGCTCGCACCTGGACCGGATCCGGGAGAAGACCGGCGCCCGCCGCCGCGCCGAGCTGACCGGTGAGGCGTACCGCCGCGGCATCGTGCCGCCGAGCTGA
- a CDS encoding helix-turn-helix domain-containing protein: MAESPTVKRRRLGMLLKEFRVAAGMTTEQAAAELDRTDSWVSKIERGRSGLTRIYLEKILDLYRVGEDVRAELTELAKGGRQRGWWSKYSSILSKQYSAYIGFEAEASRLLIYEGMVVHGLLQTSAYARAAIRAGNPDDATATVDRKVEVRLNRQKRLVAEQPLRLQVVFDEAVLHRIVSGNRQVHLAQLDHLLDLADEDNECIHLQVIPFDDNNFPGMLPSFTLLEFRNDPELVYIETVTGDLYEDPPDTHRYRMTFENLRAAALSESSTRELIRRVRAEIAARA, from the coding sequence GTGGCAGAAAGCCCGACTGTGAAGCGACGGCGTCTGGGGATGCTGCTCAAGGAGTTCCGGGTCGCGGCCGGTATGACCACGGAGCAGGCAGCCGCCGAGCTGGATCGGACCGACTCATGGGTGTCCAAGATCGAGCGAGGCCGTTCCGGGCTGACACGTATCTACCTGGAGAAGATTCTCGATCTGTATCGGGTCGGCGAGGACGTGCGTGCCGAGCTGACAGAGTTGGCCAAGGGCGGCCGGCAGCGCGGCTGGTGGAGCAAGTACTCGAGCATCCTGTCCAAGCAGTACTCGGCATACATCGGCTTCGAGGCGGAGGCGTCGCGGCTGCTGATCTACGAAGGCATGGTGGTCCACGGGCTGTTGCAGACGTCCGCATACGCCCGAGCTGCCATCCGCGCTGGAAATCCCGACGACGCGACGGCCACCGTGGACCGAAAGGTGGAGGTCCGGCTGAACCGTCAGAAGCGCCTGGTGGCGGAGCAGCCGCTGCGTCTACAGGTCGTGTTCGACGAGGCGGTCCTGCACCGCATCGTCAGCGGGAACCGCCAGGTGCACCTCGCCCAGCTCGATCACCTGCTCGATCTGGCGGACGAGGACAACGAGTGCATCCACCTCCAGGTCATCCCGTTCGATGACAACAACTTCCCGGGCATGCTGCCGTCGTTCACGTTGCTGGAGTTTCGAAACGATCCGGAGCTGGTGTACATCGAGACCGTCACGGGCGACCTCTACGAGGATCCGCCAGACACTCATCGATATAGGATGACCTTCGAAAACCTCCGAGCAGCCGCACTCTCCGAGTCATCGACCCGCGAGTTGATCCGACGGGTCCGAGCAGAGATCGCGGCACGAGCATGA
- a CDS encoding type VII secretion protein EccE — protein sequence MAIATLPEAPAPARLTHRRRFPVRPGQVAAWQLAAAGTVLAGAPWQLPGIAVAATGLAAVAVTAPRWRGRFGYQWLGSLVRYRARRGAPAASEAIDTVLPGLAVSTCADRAGNRTGVAAHGRFFSAVLRIDAGIDPAELIGPLLAGYRRAELPPAAVQLVTWRVPVGEEQVRTSWLAVRFSPAACPAAVEARGGGTAGALRATANCALALGLQLAEAGIEAHVLDGAALREELAAALGATPGAATSIAEHWRGQQVGGGQQAVYRLSGRVDVADALNRPAPDDAAFTAVSLTLTRPDTGTEPDVSLLLRAGAPAAQGRITPDTVVADLDLPAYRLDGEHAPATRRTLPLAL from the coding sequence GTGGCGATCGCGACCCTGCCGGAGGCACCGGCGCCGGCCCGGCTGACACACCGCCGGCGCTTCCCCGTACGGCCCGGGCAGGTCGCCGCCTGGCAGCTCGCCGCGGCCGGCACGGTGCTTGCCGGTGCGCCCTGGCAGCTGCCCGGGATCGCCGTCGCCGCAACGGGTCTGGCCGCGGTGGCGGTGACCGCGCCGCGCTGGCGGGGCAGGTTCGGCTACCAGTGGCTCGGCTCGCTGGTGCGCTACCGGGCGCGCCGCGGTGCACCGGCGGCGAGCGAGGCGATCGACACGGTACTGCCCGGCCTCGCGGTGTCCACGTGCGCCGACCGGGCCGGCAACCGTACCGGCGTCGCCGCGCACGGCCGGTTCTTCTCCGCGGTGCTGCGGATCGACGCCGGGATCGATCCGGCCGAGCTGATCGGCCCGCTGCTTGCCGGGTACCGGCGGGCCGAGCTGCCGCCGGCCGCGGTGCAGCTGGTGACCTGGCGGGTACCGGTCGGTGAGGAGCAGGTGCGCACCAGCTGGCTCGCGGTGCGGTTCTCGCCGGCGGCCTGCCCGGCGGCGGTGGAGGCGCGCGGCGGCGGCACCGCGGGGGCCCTGCGCGCCACCGCCAACTGCGCGCTGGCGCTCGGCCTGCAGCTCGCCGAGGCCGGCATCGAGGCACACGTACTGGACGGCGCCGCGCTGCGCGAGGAGCTCGCCGCGGCGCTCGGCGCCACCCCGGGCGCGGCGACCTCGATCGCCGAGCACTGGCGCGGCCAGCAGGTCGGCGGCGGCCAGCAGGCGGTGTACCGGCTGTCGGGCCGGGTGGACGTGGCCGACGCGCTGAACCGTCCGGCGCCCGACGACGCCGCGTTCACCGCCGTGTCGCTGACCCTGACCCGGCCGGACACCGGTACCGAGCCGGACGTGTCGCTGCTGCTGCGCGCCGGCGCGCCCGCCGCGCAGGGCCGGATCACCCCGGACACCGTGGTCGCCGACCTCGACCTGCCCGCGTACCGGCTGGACGGCGAGCACGCCCCCGCCACCCGCCGCACCCTCCCGCTGGCTCTCTAG
- the eccB gene encoding type VII secretion protein EccB produces MWTQRDQVQAYQFLRRRLVSALVAADANHPVSPSRRLILSSILGLAAVVLVAGGFGVYGLLKPGAGADWRKTGQVVLATDTGASYVLGGDGRLHPMRNYASARLLAGGNGSATVSVPESALHDAPRGATLGIAGAPEALPAVKQLLSGPWTVCAQRPTGGPAAATPTTTVLVGARPAGTAVPASRGLVVQDPDGGRYLVVAATRYRVASDRALVAIGFDAVDPVPVPASFVAALPAGPDLAAATVPHTGSAGVRVGGKDRLVGQVLRAATVGSPSYRYYVVRADGLAAVTETQAALLLGAPGERAAYGGTAPKLVDVAGADVADAKRAHADPADFPARLPRPVTGADRLSVCATGSGGTPSTLLLATSPAPAGAKPVPVSGRTDRVANEIYLPPGRAAVVSAGSVYLLTDQGERFRVADSASLAALGYGSVRPVPVPATLLALFPSGPTLSTAAAASTG; encoded by the coding sequence ATGTGGACCCAGCGCGACCAGGTGCAGGCGTACCAGTTCCTGCGCCGCCGGCTGGTGTCCGCGCTGGTGGCGGCGGACGCGAACCACCCGGTGTCGCCGAGCCGGCGGCTGATCCTGTCCAGCATCCTGGGGCTGGCCGCGGTGGTGCTCGTCGCCGGCGGCTTCGGGGTGTACGGGCTGCTCAAGCCCGGCGCCGGCGCGGACTGGCGGAAGACCGGCCAGGTGGTGCTCGCGACCGACACCGGCGCGAGCTACGTGCTCGGCGGTGACGGCCGGCTGCACCCGATGCGCAACTACGCCTCGGCCCGACTGCTGGCCGGTGGCAACGGATCCGCCACGGTCAGCGTGCCGGAAAGCGCGCTGCACGACGCGCCGCGCGGCGCCACGCTCGGCATCGCCGGCGCGCCGGAGGCGCTGCCGGCGGTCAAGCAGCTGCTGTCCGGACCATGGACGGTGTGCGCGCAGCGGCCGACCGGTGGCCCTGCCGCGGCCACCCCGACCACGACGGTGCTGGTCGGTGCCCGCCCCGCCGGTACCGCGGTGCCGGCCAGCCGCGGCCTGGTGGTCCAGGACCCGGACGGCGGCCGCTACCTGGTCGTCGCCGCCACCCGCTACCGGGTGGCGAGCGACCGCGCGCTGGTCGCGATCGGCTTCGACGCGGTCGATCCGGTACCGGTACCGGCGTCGTTCGTCGCCGCGCTGCCGGCCGGGCCCGACCTGGCCGCTGCGACCGTGCCGCACACCGGCAGCGCCGGGGTGCGAGTGGGCGGCAAGGACCGGCTGGTCGGCCAGGTACTGCGGGCGGCGACGGTGGGCTCCCCGTCGTACCGCTACTACGTGGTGCGCGCGGACGGGTTGGCCGCGGTGACCGAGACGCAGGCTGCGCTGCTGCTGGGGGCGCCGGGGGAGCGCGCCGCGTACGGCGGGACGGCGCCGAAGCTGGTCGACGTGGCCGGCGCGGACGTCGCCGACGCGAAGCGCGCGCACGCCGACCCGGCCGACTTCCCGGCCCGGCTGCCGCGCCCGGTGACCGGCGCGGACCGGCTTTCGGTGTGCGCCACCGGTTCCGGTGGTACGCCGAGCACGCTGCTGCTGGCCACCAGCCCGGCGCCGGCCGGGGCGAAGCCGGTGCCGGTCTCCGGCCGTACCGACCGGGTCGCGAACGAGATCTACCTGCCGCCGGGACGCGCCGCGGTGGTCTCCGCCGGTAGCGTGTACCTGCTCACCGACCAGGGCGAACGGTTCCGGGTGGCGGACTCCGCATCGCTCGCCGCGCTCGGCTACGGGTCGGTCCGGCCGGTGCCGGTGCCGGCCACCCTGCTGGCCCTGTTCCCGTCCGGGCCGACGCTGTCCACCGCGGCCGCGGCGAGTACCGGCTGA
- a CDS encoding FHA domain-containing protein, translated as MTTADQTHPLMDATSVLNLDTLAEMLGDPRADHNAAVAEALPPYLAVLLVRGGPQTGAQFLLDRDVVTAGRHPDGDIFLDDVTVSRRHAEFLRDGTRFSVRDLGSLNGTHLNDERVESAVLTHGDEIRIGKFRLAFIAPPARS; from the coding sequence ATGACCACTGCCGACCAGACGCACCCGCTGATGGACGCCACCTCGGTGCTCAACCTGGACACCCTGGCCGAGATGCTCGGTGATCCCCGAGCCGACCACAACGCGGCGGTCGCCGAGGCTCTACCGCCCTATCTGGCGGTGCTGCTGGTGCGTGGCGGTCCGCAGACCGGCGCCCAGTTCCTGCTCGACCGCGACGTGGTCACCGCCGGCCGGCACCCCGACGGCGACATCTTCCTGGACGACGTGACGGTGTCCCGCCGGCACGCCGAGTTCCTCCGGGACGGGACGAGGTTCTCGGTGCGCGATCTCGGCAGCCTGAACGGCACCCATCTCAACGACGAGCGGGTCGAGTCGGCGGTGCTCACGCATGGCGACGAGATCCGGATCGGCAAGTTTCGCCTGGCGTTCATCGCCCCACCGGCGCGGTCCTAG
- a CDS encoding DUF397 domain-containing protein: protein MPIDSEWRKSSRSASNGSCVEVRLVNLVQVRDTKLGEQSPVLGCSPSSWSAFTAKVSRGELDA, encoded by the coding sequence GTGCCTATCGACAGCGAGTGGCGGAAGTCGAGCCGCTCGGCATCCAACGGGTCCTGCGTCGAGGTGCGTCTGGTCAACCTCGTGCAGGTGCGCGACACCAAGCTCGGCGAGCAGTCACCCGTCCTCGGATGTTCTCCGAGTAGCTGGTCCGCCTTCACCGCGAAGGTCTCCCGCGGCGAACTCGACGCCTGA
- a CDS encoding YbaB/EbfC family nucleoid-associated protein yields the protein MNAEIDDLLDRVRKQQEEVERIQKTVTELAITGYSRNNEVKVTLRGTGRFTEISIEEDVARRLDAEALGEVVLEAVNDGLRRLGEASTARFQPVIDAAGTDI from the coding sequence ATGAACGCCGAGATCGACGACCTGCTCGACCGGGTACGCAAGCAGCAGGAGGAGGTCGAGCGGATCCAGAAGACGGTCACCGAGCTCGCCATCACCGGCTACTCGCGCAACAACGAGGTGAAGGTGACGCTGCGCGGCACCGGCCGGTTCACCGAGATCTCGATCGAGGAGGACGTGGCCCGGCGGCTGGACGCGGAGGCGCTCGGCGAGGTCGTACTGGAGGCGGTCAACGACGGGCTGCGCCGGCTCGGCGAGGCCAGTACCGCCAGGTTCCAGCCGGTCATCGACGCCGCCGGTACCGACATCTGA